In the Longimicrobiales bacterium genome, one interval contains:
- a CDS encoding patatin-like phospholipase family protein, which produces MKTPSTLTALEELETAVHSPGPSDLGLVMGGGGARAAYQVGFLRQVARQFPELTIPYITGVSAGAINAALLASHHGSFIQAVGELSQLWGRLTVEDVFKVDTRSLSMNGLRWLKQLASGGLGGPPRVRGLVDTAPLRRYLTEVLHAVDGELTGIQYNLERGRLKALAISTSSYSTGQSVTWVQGSDIREWERPERKARSTVISVDHIMASSALPLLFPAVQLGEGWYGDGGVRLTAPLSPALHLGARKIMAISTRYDRSATEAEEPTIQGYPPPAQVMGVLMNSIFLDLLDTDAVRLERLNQLLSGLPPERRAGFNPVKLLTLRPSVDLGKLAYEYEPKLPKAFRFFTRGLGTQQTRSPDFLSFVLFQPDYLMKLMEVGETDAAARADDIAEFLRDNE; this is translated from the coding sequence ATGAAGACCCCTTCAACACTCACCGCCCTCGAAGAGCTGGAAACCGCGGTTCATTCCCCCGGCCCCAGCGACCTCGGCTTGGTAATGGGCGGTGGCGGCGCACGCGCGGCCTACCAAGTCGGATTCCTGCGCCAGGTCGCACGCCAGTTTCCCGAGTTGACGATTCCGTACATCACCGGCGTCTCCGCAGGCGCCATCAACGCGGCGCTCCTCGCGTCTCACCACGGCTCATTCATCCAAGCAGTCGGCGAGCTGAGCCAACTCTGGGGCCGCCTCACAGTCGAAGACGTCTTCAAGGTCGACACCCGTTCGTTGAGCATGAACGGATTGCGTTGGCTCAAGCAACTCGCCTCGGGTGGCCTGGGCGGTCCGCCCCGGGTCCGAGGACTGGTCGACACCGCGCCGCTCCGCCGTTACCTGACAGAAGTTCTACATGCTGTAGACGGAGAATTGACCGGAATCCAGTATAACCTGGAGAGGGGCCGGCTCAAGGCCCTCGCGATTAGCACCTCGAGTTATTCGACGGGTCAGTCCGTCACATGGGTTCAGGGCAGTGACATCCGTGAGTGGGAGCGCCCGGAGCGCAAGGCACGATCAACGGTCATATCTGTCGATCACATCATGGCCTCGTCTGCCCTACCCCTCCTCTTTCCAGCTGTGCAGCTCGGTGAGGGGTGGTACGGAGACGGAGGGGTGAGACTCACCGCACCGCTCTCGCCAGCCCTGCACCTCGGTGCGAGGAAGATCATGGCGATCTCTACGCGCTACGATCGCAGTGCGACAGAAGCGGAAGAGCCCACCATCCAGGGATACCCGCCACCGGCACAGGTAATGGGGGTCCTCATGAACTCGATTTTCCTCGACTTACTCGACACGGATGCAGTCAGGCTCGAGCGACTCAACCAGCTCCTCTCCGGCCTACCGCCTGAGCGCCGAGCGGGGTTCAATCCCGTCAAATTGCTGACACTTCGACCGTCGGTAGACCTGGGGAAACTCGCCTACGAATACGAACCAAAACTTCCAAAGGCGTTTCGGTTTTTCACGAGAGGTCTCGGAACACAACAAACGCGGAGCCCGGATTTCCTCAGCTTCGTCCTCTTTCAGCCCGACTACCTAATGAAGCTCATGGAAGTCGGTGAGACAGACGCAGCGGCGAGAGCGGACGACATCGCAGAATTCCTGCGTGACAACGAGTGA